The following coding sequences lie in one Benincasa hispida cultivar B227 chromosome 6, ASM972705v1, whole genome shotgun sequence genomic window:
- the LOC120079278 gene encoding paramyosin-like, protein MAKKKSTRSANEPKQMPIQQEENSDLEQPISAMDDDSKLQSLKSLNERLLKQVVEKRVEVGDLVHSKEALELDLKRNVDEKEQVMGELTEARDGVYGLELERNVVCVYLQSRMEEMGNGMCGLLESERVKGLEIRRLKSEINVLALEVEEEREKWRRVCCERDGIKVQFDDLFKETGDLKGKVVEMERNETRALEEIDDLKGKCKKLLTEKKECDIMNGTLMKDNELIKKLLDESGRVVEDLERKVDVKMKEKVEIEKEKNGLKMEIEKLEREVAELKESTFCFKQEKEENGKKLSELQMRIEEAVEKESGMLMESDVLVKELQKKEKAMEMLTQERDSLDLNFNLVQEEAKSLRRTIEILTRDKVEMEEAKTEAENIIGDLQKESSKLKEAIASLTKMTDVEKARNEDLLTEIGRLRDALDEVSLEREGARKNFGDEKKNVEKLSLLLKDEERKFEEAMNELDKAKIAQEDSLNVKKEMGRRIDILIRERDSLEKSLLEAKSRIDELKDKVKSAVGNSEKALALLKKTCLAVCDGYEKGEVEEASSGHKLVEEIQPFVEHLDAIKTSFTNKEKMVEEMKRQLENERAEERKKKSFFTIVTAATTILAAVSAVYVSKGR, encoded by the coding sequence atggcGAAAAAGAAATCAACTCGATCAGCCAATGAGCCAAAGCAAATGCCCATTCAGCAGGAGGAGAATAGCGATTTAGAGCAACCCATATCCGCCATGGATGATGACTCGAAGTTGCAGAGCTTGAAATCGTTGAACGAACGGCTTCTTAAGCAGGTGGTCGAGAAGAGAGTGGAGGTCGGGGATCTTGTCCACAGTAAAGAAGCATTGGAACTCGACTTGAAGCGGAATGTGGACGAGAAGGAACAGGTAATGGGTGAGTTGACTGAGGCCCGCGATGGGGTTTATGGGTTGGAATTGGAGAGGAATGTGGTTTGTGTTTATCTGCAGAGTCGAATGGAGGAAATGGGTAATGGGATGTGTGGTTTACTTGAGAGTGAAAGAGTTAAGGGTTTGGAGATTAGGAGATTGAAGAGTGAGATTAATGTACTTGCTTTGGAGGTTGAGGAAGAGAGGGAGAAATGGAGGAGAGTTTGCTGTGAGAGGGATGGGATTAAGGTTCAGTTTGATGACTTGTTCAAGGAAACAGGGGATTTGAAAGGGAAAGTGGTTGAAATGGAGAGAAATGAGACAAGGGCATTGGAAGAGATTGATGATTTGAAGGGAAAATGCAAAAAGTTGTTGACTGAAAAAAAGGAGTGTGATATTATGAATGGGACTCTGATGAAAGACAATGAATTGATCAAGAAGTTGTTAGATGAGTCAGGTCGGGTAGTTGAAGATTTAGAGAGGAAAGTGGATGTGAAAATGAAGGAGAAAGTAgagattgaaaaggaaaaaaatgggcTGAAAATGGAGATTGAGAAGTTAGAGAGGGAAGTGGCTGAATTGAAAGAGAGTACATTTTGTTTCAaacaagaaaaggaagaaaatgggAAGAAACTTTCTGAGCTTCAAATGAGAATTGAAGAGGCTGTGGAGAAGGAAAGTGGCATGCTGATGGAGTCTGATGTTCTAGTCAAAGAGTTACAGAAGAAGGAGAAAGCTATGGAGATGTTAACTCAAGAAAGAGATTCacttgatttgaattttaatcTAGTCCAAGAGGAGGCGAAAAGTTTACGACGCACAATCGAGATACTCACACGTGACAAAGTTGAAATGGAGGAGGCAAAAACCGAAGCAGAGAATATCATTGGAGACTTGCAAAAGGAATCCAGTAAACTAAAAGAAGCTATAGCTTCTTTGACTAAGATGACTGATGTCGAGAAAGCGAGAAATGAGGATTTGCTGACTGAAATAGGTCGTCTTCGTGATGCTTTAGATGAAGTTTCGCTAGAGAGGGAGGGTGCTAGAAAGAATTTTGGTGATGAGAAGAAAAATGTTGAGAAGCTGAGTTTGTTACTCAAAGACGAGGAGAGGAAGTTTGAAGAAGCCATGAATGAACTAGATAAAGCAAAGATTGCACAAGAGGATTCACTCAATGTGAAGAAGGAGATGGGGAGGCGGATCGATATCTTGATTCGCGAAAGGGATTCATTGGAGAAAAGTTTGTTGGAAGCAAAGAGTAGAATCGATGAACTGAAAGATAAGGTGAAATCAGCTGTTGGTAATTCAGAGAAAGCGTTGGCATTGTTGAAGAAAACATGTTTGGCTGTTTGTGATGGTTATGAGAAGGGAGAAGTGGAAGAAGCTTCTTCTGGGCATAAGCTTGTTGAAGAAATTCAGCCATTTGTTGAACATTTGGATGCAATAAAAACATCCTTCACAAACAAGGAGAAAATGGTGGAAGAAATGAAGCGACAACTCGAGAACGAACGAGCAGAAGAACGGAAGAAGAAGAGCTTCTTTACCATAGTGACTGCAGCAACAACAATATTGGCTGCTGTCTCTGCTGTTTATGTTAGCAAAGGGCGCTGA
- the LOC120079846 gene encoding disease resistance protein At4g27190-like isoform X2, with translation MEILISVVAKIVECTVEPVVRELGYVCFIRGNFQKLKSRVERLKDTRESVQRRVHNARRNAEDIKPVVEKWLSEVDDIIGKSEAILVNEGRHGRLCSTNLVQRHKLSRKARKMADEVLEMKNDGENFCTVAYEVAVSLVETESSLPKRLDFLDFESRKSTIEQIMDALCDDNVHMVGVFGMGGVGKTMLVKEIVRKIIEKKSFDEVVISAVSQTPNLKSIQGQLADKLGLKLEQETIEGRALRLQKRLKMEKHILVVLDDVWEYIDLETVGIPSVEDHTGCKILFISRDEHLISNYMCIDKIFEIKVLGEDESWNLFKAMGSEIVEACELKPIAIQIVRQCAGLPIAITIVAKALRNKSSPIWKDALEQLKSRGVAVNIRGMREKVYSSLKLSYDYLECEEVKLLFLLCSMFPEDIDIDVEQLQIYAMGMAFLHGVDTVAQERRRITKLVDDLISSSLLLPSDFGNNCVKMHDMVRDVAISIASMHDHICTLSYVKGTNEEWEQEKFSSNHTAVSLDIQSWNNNPLPKLMLPKVQLLSLTGSSVLGSEYVSMTENFFEEMKELKGLILETVKVSLLPPSLYYFDNIRLLRLHYCQLVSIDMIGELKKLEILDFSGSNIVEIPTSISQLTQLKVLNLRRCNDLKVVPPNILSKLTKLEELNLETFDRWEGEQYRRRKNASVSELRYLSYLYDLDLIIKHEKIVPKHLFSAELNLEKFNITIGSKARSYGKENHGFLRILDLKMECGSCLDDWKKMLKRSEEVHLAGSICTKALHLELLDENEFSHLKHLYLSNDLKLPHFINEKNKPLQKWLSKLEYLKLEKLDNLESIIHGYTGESPFNKLRTVIIMDCNKLETLFFNCTLEQEQVSLPDLEQLRVDGANNLKMMWGNIHIANSFSKLKEVEIFSCNNLEKVFPPNMMSRLTWLSILKIKKCSLLERVFEVQEPSVTETSIVMLQNLRSLELCDLPNLEYLWSKNNPCKLLTLENITTLSVRGCSKLKGEYLPSIKSLKQLEALEIDIRQLTEALGKEKSVHKLESKQFENSEVEASDCSELFPKLKSLKLYGSLDYSLTHLPMEMVQILHRLKEFVLEGIYIEEILPIKILIPTKHHDARSEIFRSWTLYKLPKLRRLWAEGSQNNAPVLQDLNALIISQCEL, from the exons ATGGAAATTCTTATTTCAGTGGTTGCAAAAATTGTTGAATGCACAGTCGAACCTGTTGTTCGTGAACTGGGTTATGTATGTTTCATTCGTGGCAACTTTCAAAAACTCAAGAGCCGAGTTGAGAGGCTAAAGGATACAAGGGAATCGGTGCAACGCAGGGTCCATAATGCAAGAAGAAATGCAGAAGACATAAAACCTGTTGTTGAGAAATGGTTGAGTGAGGTTGATGACATTATTGGAAAATCTGAGGCAATACTGGTCAACGAAGGTCGACATGGTAGACTGTGTTCGACGAATTTGGTCCAACGACACAAGTTAAGtagaaaagcaagaaaaatggCAGATGAGGTTCTTGAGATGAAAAATGATGGGGAGAATTTTTGTACGGTAGCCTATGAAGTAGCTGTCTCATTGGTTGAGACTGAGAGTTCATTGCCAAAAAGACTCGACTTTCTAGACTTTGAATCAAGAAAGTCGACTATTGAACAAATCATGGATGCACTCTGTGATGATAATGTCCATATGGTTGGAGTGTTCGGGATGGGTGGCGTTGGCAAAACTATGCTAGTGAAAGAAATTGTAAGAAAAATTATAGAGAAAAAATCATTTGATGAAGTGGTAATATCAGCCGTCAGTCAAACACCAAATTTGAAAAGTATTCAAGGACAACTGGCTGACAAGCTAGGATTGAAGTTGGAACAAGAAACAATAGAAGGAAGGGCACTTAGGCTCCAAAAGAGGTTGAAGATGGAGAAACATATCCTGGTTGTTTTGGATGATGTATGGGAGTATATTGATCTAGAAACAGTAGGAATTCCAAGTGTTGAAGATCACACAGGATGCAAGATCTTGTTTATCTCTAGAGACGAACATTTGATCTCAAATTACATGTGCATCGATAAAATTTTTGAGATAAAAGTTTTAGGAGAAGATGAGTCGTGGAATTTATTCAAGGCAATGGgaagtgaaattgttgaagcATGTGAGCTGAAGCCTATAGCTATTCAAATTGTGAGACAATGTGCAGGTTTGCCTATTGCTATTACTATAGTTGCTAAAGCATTACGAAATAAATCTTCCCCCATTTGGAAAGATGCCTTAGAGCAGCTAAAAAGTCGTGGTGTGGCTGTGAACATAAGAGGAATGAGAGAGAAAGTGTATTCCTCACTGAAATTGAGTTACGATTACTTAGAATGTGAAGAGGTCAAGTTACTATTCTTGTTATGTAGCATGTTTCCAGAAGACATTGACATTGATGTGGAACAATTGCAAATATATGCTATGGGCATGGCTTTCTTACATGGTGTTGATACTGTGGCACAAGAACGACGTAGGATAACAAAATTGGTTGACGATCTTATATCTTCTTCTTTGCTTCTACCATCTGATTTTGGAAACAATTGTGTGAAAATGCACGATATGGTTCGTGATGTAGCCATATCAATTGCATCTATGCATGATCACATTTGTACATTGAGTTATGTGAAAGGAACGAATGAAGAATGGGAACAAGAGAAGTTTTCGAGTAATCATACTGCAGTGTCCCTAGATATTCAAAGTTGGAATAATAATCCTCTCCCAAAGTTAATGTTACCAAAAGTTCAATTATTATCGTTAACTGGATCATCAGTGTTGGGATCTGAGTACGTGTCGATGACAGAAAACTTTTTTGAAGAAATGAAAGAGCTCAAAGGTTTAATATTAGAAACAGTAAAAGTATCCTTATTGCCACCATCTCTTTACTACTTTGACAACATTAGATTATTACGTTTACATTACTGTCAATTAGTGAGCATCGATATGATCGGCGAGTTAAAAAAGCTTGAAATTCTTGATTTTAGTGGATCTAACATCGTCGAAATTCCGACGAGCATAAGCCAACTGACGCAGCTGAAAGTGTTGAATTTACGTAGATGTAACGATCTCAAGGTAGTTCCACCAAATATTCTTTCAAAGTTGACAAAACTGGAAGAATTAAACCTGGAAACTTTTGACAGATGGGAAGGAGAACAgtacagaagaagaaaaaatgctAGCGTTTCTGAGCTCCGGTACTTGTCATACCTTTATGATTTGGATTTAATCATTAAACATGAAAAGATTGTGCCAAAACACTTGTTTTCAGCAGAGTTGAATTTAGAAAAGTTCAACATTACCATTGGCAGCAAAGCAAGATCATATGGCAAAGAGAATCACGGCTTCCTTAGAATATTGGATCTTAAGATGGAATGTGGAAGTTGTTTAGATGATTGGAAAAAGATGTTAAAAAGGTCAGAAGAAGTGCATTTAGCAGGATCAATTTGTACAAAGGCTCTCCATTTAGAGTTATTAGATGAAAATGAGTTCTCACATTTGAAGCATCTCTACCTTtctaatgatttaaaattgCCACACTTTATCAACGAAAAGAACAAGCCTTTACAAAAATGGTTATCCAAATTGGAGTACCTAAAATTGGAGAAGTTGGACAATTTGGAGAGTATAATTCATGGGTATACTGGAGAATCTCCTTTCAACAAGTTGAGGACTGTAATCATAATGGATTGCAATAAATTGGAAACTCTCTTTTTCAACTGCACCTTAGAACAAGAACAA GTATCACTTCCTGATTTGGAGCAATTGAGAGTTGATGGTGCAAATAATTTGAAGATGATGTGGGGCAATATACACATTGCTAATTCCTTTTCAAAACTCAAAGAAGTAGAGATTTTTTCATGCAACAATCTCGAGAAAGTTTTTCCTCCAAATATGATGAGCAGACTTACATGGCTTAGTATCTTAAAGATCAAGAAATGTAGTTTATTGGAAAGGGTATTTGAAGTGCAAGAGCCAAGTGTTACAGAAACAAGTATTGTTATGCTCCAAAATTTGAGAAGCTTGGAACTATGTGATCTTCCAAACCTCGAGTACCTATGGAGCAAGAATAATCCTTGCAAGCTTCTGACCCTTGAAAATATAACAACATTGTCCGTTCGAGGATGTTCAAAACTTAAAGGAGAATATTTGCCGTCAATTAAAAGTCTCAAGCAACTTGAAGCATTAGAGATAGATATCAGACAATTGACAGAGGCGCTTGGGAAGGAAAAGTCAGTGcataagttggaatcaaagcAATTCGAGAATTCTGAG GTTGAGGCTTCAGACTGTTCTGAGTTGTTTCCCAAGCTTAAATCTTTGAAGCTGTATGGTTCTCTTGACTATAGCTTAACTCATTTGCCAATGGAAATGGTACAAATTTTACACCGTCTTAAGGAGTTTGTATTAGAAGGAATATATATTGAAGAAATATTACCCATCAAGATATTGATTCCAACGAAACACCACGACGCAAGGTCTGAGATTTTCAGGAGTTGGACTCTATATAAATTACCCAAGCTTAGGCGTTTGTGGGCGGAAGGCTCACAAAATAATGCCCCAGTTCTTCAAGATTTGAATGCTCTAATAATTTCACAATGTG AACTCTAG
- the LOC120079846 gene encoding disease resistance protein At4g27190-like isoform X1, translating into MEILISVVAKIVECTVEPVVRELGYVCFIRGNFQKLKSRVERLKDTRESVQRRVHNARRNAEDIKPVVEKWLSEVDDIIGKSEAILVNEGRHGRLCSTNLVQRHKLSRKARKMADEVLEMKNDGENFCTVAYEVAVSLVETESSLPKRLDFLDFESRKSTIEQIMDALCDDNVHMVGVFGMGGVGKTMLVKEIVRKIIEKKSFDEVVISAVSQTPNLKSIQGQLADKLGLKLEQETIEGRALRLQKRLKMEKHILVVLDDVWEYIDLETVGIPSVEDHTGCKILFISRDEHLISNYMCIDKIFEIKVLGEDESWNLFKAMGSEIVEACELKPIAIQIVRQCAGLPIAITIVAKALRNKSSPIWKDALEQLKSRGVAVNIRGMREKVYSSLKLSYDYLECEEVKLLFLLCSMFPEDIDIDVEQLQIYAMGMAFLHGVDTVAQERRRITKLVDDLISSSLLLPSDFGNNCVKMHDMVRDVAISIASMHDHICTLSYVKGTNEEWEQEKFSSNHTAVSLDIQSWNNNPLPKLMLPKVQLLSLTGSSVLGSEYVSMTENFFEEMKELKGLILETVKVSLLPPSLYYFDNIRLLRLHYCQLVSIDMIGELKKLEILDFSGSNIVEIPTSISQLTQLKVLNLRRCNDLKVVPPNILSKLTKLEELNLETFDRWEGEQYRRRKNASVSELRYLSYLYDLDLIIKHEKIVPKHLFSAELNLEKFNITIGSKARSYGKENHGFLRILDLKMECGSCLDDWKKMLKRSEEVHLAGSICTKALHLELLDENEFSHLKHLYLSNDLKLPHFINEKNKPLQKWLSKLEYLKLEKLDNLESIIHGYTGESPFNKLRTVIIMDCNKLETLFFNCTLEQEQVSLPDLEQLRVDGANNLKMMWGNIHIANSFSKLKEVEIFSCNNLEKVFPPNMMSRLTWLSILKIKKCSLLERVFEVQEPSVTETSIVMLQNLRSLELCDLPNLEYLWSKNNPCKLLTLENITTLSVRGCSKLKGEYLPSIKSLKQLEALEIDIRQLTEALGKEKSVHKLESKQFENSEVEASDCSELFPKLKSLKLYGSLDYSLTHLPMEMVQILHRLKEFVLEGIYIEEILPIKILIPTKHHDARSEIFRSWTLYKLPKLRRLWAEGSQNNAPVLQDLNALIISQCGMLNILVPSSVSFTNLVVFSVAKCHRLTHLLNSSVARTLVQLEYLILHKCKRMTTVIAEEDEELGYDEIVFNKLQSLCVASFSKLTSFYSGRCVIKFPRLSSVNIQSCPKMKVFSLGTVSTPCLKQGFKLYNGKRRRRSRGDGCGRYECHQQTSLGGQF; encoded by the exons ATGGAAATTCTTATTTCAGTGGTTGCAAAAATTGTTGAATGCACAGTCGAACCTGTTGTTCGTGAACTGGGTTATGTATGTTTCATTCGTGGCAACTTTCAAAAACTCAAGAGCCGAGTTGAGAGGCTAAAGGATACAAGGGAATCGGTGCAACGCAGGGTCCATAATGCAAGAAGAAATGCAGAAGACATAAAACCTGTTGTTGAGAAATGGTTGAGTGAGGTTGATGACATTATTGGAAAATCTGAGGCAATACTGGTCAACGAAGGTCGACATGGTAGACTGTGTTCGACGAATTTGGTCCAACGACACAAGTTAAGtagaaaagcaagaaaaatggCAGATGAGGTTCTTGAGATGAAAAATGATGGGGAGAATTTTTGTACGGTAGCCTATGAAGTAGCTGTCTCATTGGTTGAGACTGAGAGTTCATTGCCAAAAAGACTCGACTTTCTAGACTTTGAATCAAGAAAGTCGACTATTGAACAAATCATGGATGCACTCTGTGATGATAATGTCCATATGGTTGGAGTGTTCGGGATGGGTGGCGTTGGCAAAACTATGCTAGTGAAAGAAATTGTAAGAAAAATTATAGAGAAAAAATCATTTGATGAAGTGGTAATATCAGCCGTCAGTCAAACACCAAATTTGAAAAGTATTCAAGGACAACTGGCTGACAAGCTAGGATTGAAGTTGGAACAAGAAACAATAGAAGGAAGGGCACTTAGGCTCCAAAAGAGGTTGAAGATGGAGAAACATATCCTGGTTGTTTTGGATGATGTATGGGAGTATATTGATCTAGAAACAGTAGGAATTCCAAGTGTTGAAGATCACACAGGATGCAAGATCTTGTTTATCTCTAGAGACGAACATTTGATCTCAAATTACATGTGCATCGATAAAATTTTTGAGATAAAAGTTTTAGGAGAAGATGAGTCGTGGAATTTATTCAAGGCAATGGgaagtgaaattgttgaagcATGTGAGCTGAAGCCTATAGCTATTCAAATTGTGAGACAATGTGCAGGTTTGCCTATTGCTATTACTATAGTTGCTAAAGCATTACGAAATAAATCTTCCCCCATTTGGAAAGATGCCTTAGAGCAGCTAAAAAGTCGTGGTGTGGCTGTGAACATAAGAGGAATGAGAGAGAAAGTGTATTCCTCACTGAAATTGAGTTACGATTACTTAGAATGTGAAGAGGTCAAGTTACTATTCTTGTTATGTAGCATGTTTCCAGAAGACATTGACATTGATGTGGAACAATTGCAAATATATGCTATGGGCATGGCTTTCTTACATGGTGTTGATACTGTGGCACAAGAACGACGTAGGATAACAAAATTGGTTGACGATCTTATATCTTCTTCTTTGCTTCTACCATCTGATTTTGGAAACAATTGTGTGAAAATGCACGATATGGTTCGTGATGTAGCCATATCAATTGCATCTATGCATGATCACATTTGTACATTGAGTTATGTGAAAGGAACGAATGAAGAATGGGAACAAGAGAAGTTTTCGAGTAATCATACTGCAGTGTCCCTAGATATTCAAAGTTGGAATAATAATCCTCTCCCAAAGTTAATGTTACCAAAAGTTCAATTATTATCGTTAACTGGATCATCAGTGTTGGGATCTGAGTACGTGTCGATGACAGAAAACTTTTTTGAAGAAATGAAAGAGCTCAAAGGTTTAATATTAGAAACAGTAAAAGTATCCTTATTGCCACCATCTCTTTACTACTTTGACAACATTAGATTATTACGTTTACATTACTGTCAATTAGTGAGCATCGATATGATCGGCGAGTTAAAAAAGCTTGAAATTCTTGATTTTAGTGGATCTAACATCGTCGAAATTCCGACGAGCATAAGCCAACTGACGCAGCTGAAAGTGTTGAATTTACGTAGATGTAACGATCTCAAGGTAGTTCCACCAAATATTCTTTCAAAGTTGACAAAACTGGAAGAATTAAACCTGGAAACTTTTGACAGATGGGAAGGAGAACAgtacagaagaagaaaaaatgctAGCGTTTCTGAGCTCCGGTACTTGTCATACCTTTATGATTTGGATTTAATCATTAAACATGAAAAGATTGTGCCAAAACACTTGTTTTCAGCAGAGTTGAATTTAGAAAAGTTCAACATTACCATTGGCAGCAAAGCAAGATCATATGGCAAAGAGAATCACGGCTTCCTTAGAATATTGGATCTTAAGATGGAATGTGGAAGTTGTTTAGATGATTGGAAAAAGATGTTAAAAAGGTCAGAAGAAGTGCATTTAGCAGGATCAATTTGTACAAAGGCTCTCCATTTAGAGTTATTAGATGAAAATGAGTTCTCACATTTGAAGCATCTCTACCTTtctaatgatttaaaattgCCACACTTTATCAACGAAAAGAACAAGCCTTTACAAAAATGGTTATCCAAATTGGAGTACCTAAAATTGGAGAAGTTGGACAATTTGGAGAGTATAATTCATGGGTATACTGGAGAATCTCCTTTCAACAAGTTGAGGACTGTAATCATAATGGATTGCAATAAATTGGAAACTCTCTTTTTCAACTGCACCTTAGAACAAGAACAA GTATCACTTCCTGATTTGGAGCAATTGAGAGTTGATGGTGCAAATAATTTGAAGATGATGTGGGGCAATATACACATTGCTAATTCCTTTTCAAAACTCAAAGAAGTAGAGATTTTTTCATGCAACAATCTCGAGAAAGTTTTTCCTCCAAATATGATGAGCAGACTTACATGGCTTAGTATCTTAAAGATCAAGAAATGTAGTTTATTGGAAAGGGTATTTGAAGTGCAAGAGCCAAGTGTTACAGAAACAAGTATTGTTATGCTCCAAAATTTGAGAAGCTTGGAACTATGTGATCTTCCAAACCTCGAGTACCTATGGAGCAAGAATAATCCTTGCAAGCTTCTGACCCTTGAAAATATAACAACATTGTCCGTTCGAGGATGTTCAAAACTTAAAGGAGAATATTTGCCGTCAATTAAAAGTCTCAAGCAACTTGAAGCATTAGAGATAGATATCAGACAATTGACAGAGGCGCTTGGGAAGGAAAAGTCAGTGcataagttggaatcaaagcAATTCGAGAATTCTGAG GTTGAGGCTTCAGACTGTTCTGAGTTGTTTCCCAAGCTTAAATCTTTGAAGCTGTATGGTTCTCTTGACTATAGCTTAACTCATTTGCCAATGGAAATGGTACAAATTTTACACCGTCTTAAGGAGTTTGTATTAGAAGGAATATATATTGAAGAAATATTACCCATCAAGATATTGATTCCAACGAAACACCACGACGCAAGGTCTGAGATTTTCAGGAGTTGGACTCTATATAAATTACCCAAGCTTAGGCGTTTGTGGGCGGAAGGCTCACAAAATAATGCCCCAGTTCTTCAAGATTTGAATGCTCTAATAATTTCACAATGTGGTATGTTGAATATTTTGGTGCCATCGTCAGTGTCTTTTACAAACTTGGTTGTATTTTCCGTGGCTAAATGTCATAGACTAACCCATTTGCTAAATTCTTCGGTGGCTAGAACTCTAGTGCAACTTGAGTATTTGATATTACACAAATGCAAAAGGATGACTACTGTGATtgcagaagaagatgaagaattaGGATACGATGAAATTGTATTCAACAAGCTACAAAGTTTATGCGTTGCCTccttttccaaactgacaagctTTTATTCTGGGCGTTGCGTCATTAAATTCCCACGTTTGAGCTCTGTAAATATTCAGAGCTGTCctaaaatgaaagtcttttcTCTTGGAACTGTAAGCACACCTTGTTTGAAACAAGGTTTTAAGTTATATAATGGCAAACGTAGACGAAGATCCCGAGGAGATGGGTGTGGAAGATATGAATGTCATCAGCAGACAAGCTTGGGAGGACAATTTTGA